The following coding sequences lie in one Steroidobacter denitrificans genomic window:
- the nhaA gene encoding Na+/H+ antiporter NhaA, protein MHRHTSRQDLPRAQLLAERAFATLERFLHIEAASGIVLLIAAATALIWANSPLAHSYHALWHSPLSIGIGSYVFSQSLHFWINDALMTIFFLVVGMEIRREIHEGALSDMRQASLPIMAAVGGVAVPALIYLSLNTDPVRQHGWAVPTATDIAFAVGVLALLGRSIPANVRVFLLAVAIIDDIIAVLIIALFYSGGLDYHGFIVAGLGILMVLGFHRLGIGSAYAYVLPSAITWIGLLMTGAHPTLAGVVLGMMTPVIPLRMRESPLDMVMRAAEKLRDHDDSAARDAHHMAVPLKQLRLAQRELLPPVVRVQMALHPWVAFGIMPLFALANAGVNLGGIDLSAAGPQWVMGGVALALVAGKPLGMVGVSWIAVRLGWCRLPPGVSWGGICLIGLLAGIGFTMSIFIAMLAFTDEAMLGAAKLGVLLGSLVAAVLGLAWGVIYRRTSRAA, encoded by the coding sequence ATGCACCGCCACACCTCGCGGCAGGATCTGCCGCGCGCCCAACTCTTGGCCGAACGCGCTTTCGCCACCCTCGAACGCTTCCTTCATATCGAGGCCGCCAGCGGCATCGTGCTGCTGATTGCGGCAGCTACTGCACTGATCTGGGCCAACTCACCGCTCGCACATAGCTATCACGCGCTCTGGCATTCGCCGCTGTCGATCGGTATCGGCAGCTACGTGTTTTCGCAATCCCTGCATTTCTGGATAAACGATGCCTTGATGACCATCTTTTTCTTGGTCGTCGGCATGGAAATCCGCCGTGAAATACACGAAGGCGCGTTGAGCGATATGAGGCAGGCGAGCCTGCCGATCATGGCCGCGGTGGGCGGCGTGGCCGTGCCCGCGCTCATATACTTGAGCTTGAACACTGACCCGGTGCGTCAACACGGCTGGGCCGTGCCAACCGCCACGGACATTGCCTTTGCCGTGGGCGTGCTGGCGCTGCTAGGCCGCTCGATCCCTGCCAATGTGCGCGTTTTCCTGTTGGCGGTGGCGATCATCGACGACATCATCGCCGTGCTCATCATTGCGCTGTTCTATTCAGGCGGACTCGACTACCACGGCTTCATCGTCGCGGGCCTCGGCATCCTGATGGTGCTCGGGTTCCACCGGCTCGGCATTGGTTCGGCCTATGCCTATGTGCTTCCCAGCGCCATTACCTGGATCGGCCTGCTGATGACCGGCGCACACCCGACGCTGGCGGGCGTCGTGCTCGGCATGATGACTCCGGTGATTCCGCTGCGCATGCGCGAAAGCCCTTTGGACATGGTGATGCGCGCAGCCGAGAAGCTGCGTGACCATGACGACAGCGCCGCCAGGGACGCGCATCACATGGCCGTGCCACTCAAGCAGCTTCGGCTGGCGCAGCGGGAGTTGCTGCCGCCCGTGGTTCGGGTGCAGATGGCGCTGCATCCTTGGGTGGCCTTCGGGATCATGCCGCTGTTCGCTCTGGCCAACGCCGGAGTCAACCTGGGTGGCATTGATCTGTCCGCCGCAGGTCCGCAGTGGGTCATGGGTGGCGTTGCGTTGGCGCTGGTGGCTGGCAAGCCGCTGGGCATGGTAGGGGTGAGCTGGATCGCGGTTCGGCTGGGTTGGTGCCGTCTGCCGCCCGGCGTTTCCTGGGGCGGCATCTGCCTGATCGGCCTGCTGGCCGGAATCGGCTTCACCATGTCCATCTTCATCGCCATGCTTGCCTTCACTGATGAAGCCATGCTGGGCGCAGCCAAACTCGGCGTGCTGCTGGGGTCGTTGGTTGCGGCCGTGCTGGGCCTGGCTTGGGGTGTCATCTATCGACGCACGAGCAGAGCTGCGTGA
- a CDS encoding IS3 family transposase (programmed frameshift), protein MGKKEYTSNRQYTDEFKIEAVRLAASIGGNPAAKRLGIPQSTVTNWVRRSKAGTLGEPGAAPVKRPVSELEIENTRLRRELANAKLDLEIVKKAGGVFRKGIAVRYAWIEAHRDQYSVSRLCRLLAVSRSGYCQWRGRPPSERTLANAALDARVAAMHAASGRSYGRPRIVEGLRSQGLTVGHERVRKSLHRQGLRPVYKRAYRVTTDSNHRKPIAANVLERRFDGWSVNQAWVADITFVATGEGWLYLAAVMDLSSRRIVGCSMSDRINADLVCSALRSAYWRRKPAGDLIMHTDRGSPYASDRYRNMIKDFRMVQSMSRRANCWDNSPIESFFKTLKVERVYQLRYETRAQARLDLVNWIEGFYNLQRMHSSIGYQTPAAAESSLRAA, encoded by the exons ATGGGCAAGAAAGAGTACACGTCGAACCGGCAGTATACGGATGAGTTCAAGATCGAAGCGGTGCGACTTGCGGCGTCGATCGGAGGTAATCCTGCAGCCAAGCGCTTAGGGATTCCGCAGTCCACGGTAACGAACTGGGTTCGCCGCAGCAAGGCGGGGACGCTTGGCGAGCCTGGGGCAGCGCCGGTAAAGCGGCCCGTGTCGGAGTTGGAGATTGAGAACACCCGGTTGCGTCGCGAACTGGCGAACGCCAAGTTAGATCTTGAGATCGTAAAAAAAGCGG GCGGCGTATTTCGCAAGGGAATCGCGGTGAGGTACGCCTGGATCGAAGCACATCGCGACCAGTACAGTGTGAGCCGATTGTGCCGGCTGCTCGCCGTCTCGCGCTCGGGCTACTGCCAATGGCGTGGCCGCCCGCCGAGCGAACGTACACTGGCCAATGCGGCGCTCGACGCACGAGTGGCGGCGATGCATGCGGCTAGCGGACGCAGCTACGGGCGTCCGCGGATCGTAGAAGGCCTGCGCAGCCAGGGGCTCACGGTTGGCCACGAACGGGTGCGCAAGAGCCTGCACCGCCAGGGTCTACGGCCGGTCTACAAGCGTGCCTACCGTGTAACGACCGACTCGAATCATCGCAAGCCGATCGCGGCCAACGTTCTGGAGCGTCGATTCGATGGCTGGTCGGTCAACCAGGCGTGGGTGGCCGACATCACGTTCGTTGCGACCGGCGAGGGCTGGCTGTACTTGGCTGCGGTGATGGATCTGAGCAGCCGGCGCATCGTGGGCTGCTCAATGAGCGATCGCATCAATGCCGACCTGGTGTGCAGCGCTCTGCGCTCGGCGTATTGGCGTCGCAAACCGGCGGGGGATCTGATCATGCATACCGATCGCGGCAGCCCGTACGCAAGCGACCGATATCGCAACATGATCAAGGACTTCCGAATGGTTCAGTCGATGAGTCGGCGTGCGAACTGCTGGGACAACTCCCCAATTGAAAGTTTCTTCAAGACGTTGAAAGTTGAGCGCGTCTATCAACTGCGTTACGAAACGCGAGCCCAAGCTCGACTCGACCTCGTCAACTGGATAGAAGGCTTCTACAATCTGCAACGAATGCATTCATCGATCGGCTATCAGACGCCGGCTGCTGCTGAATCCAGTCTCAGGGCTGCATAG
- a CDS encoding ParB/RepB/Spo0J family partition protein, translating to MNAVLKTEAVAIEAAAPLEVADPTKNLILVPLSQLLPRRSKRNVRTTPRQSIPELAASIARIGLLQNLIVILAADGEQYEVVAGDRRLTALKLLAKKKRIPADYEVPCLLVPDASARTVSLAENVQRENMHPADQFAAFAALVKEGRPIEDIAADFGVSPLVVQRRLKLANVSPRLMADYRAGGVTLEQLMALTITDDHAAQEAAFYGAPEWQRSPSKLRERLTEREIDAAHALVRFVGLDTYRQAGGGIRRDLFAEGDAGTYLTDTGVLETLVRDKLATLAEDVRAEGWAWVEAVPHLAYEERQAFQNAPRHRREPTTREARRIAALETRLEKIDAELEEACDAEDEAKAEKLEQRRDQVVGELQDAEDALQGYAPEVRDVAGSIVTIDRNGEAVIHRGLLREAEAKALRTLDKLRRGFGSTEGEAANDEHEDDDAPKAASLSDRLAQRLSAHRTAALQIEVARHPHVALAALVHGMVQTVLQPDAYGDGLPLGVRLTVQDRLEGMAPDWPESPATVALRELQQVAGVALPEDSAELFAVLLAKPQDELVRLLAVCVAATVDVVTPRATTHQRGEELAQAVGLDMAAWWKPTAEGYFKHVSKAAILDAVGAFAPESVTRLAKLKKADIASEAERLADGTGWMPAIFKAAGPQEAAQEEGPEQDAPEDADAVTDEPAEALAA from the coding sequence ATGAACGCCGTACTCAAAACCGAAGCCGTCGCCATCGAAGCCGCCGCACCGCTGGAAGTGGCCGACCCGACCAAGAACCTGATCCTGGTTCCCCTCTCGCAGTTGCTGCCGCGCCGTTCCAAGCGCAACGTCCGCACGACCCCGCGCCAGTCCATCCCCGAACTGGCCGCGAGCATCGCCCGCATCGGCCTGCTGCAAAACCTGATCGTCATCCTCGCCGCCGATGGCGAGCAATACGAAGTCGTCGCAGGCGACCGCCGCCTGACCGCCTTGAAGCTGCTGGCGAAGAAGAAGCGCATCCCCGCCGACTACGAAGTGCCGTGCCTGCTGGTGCCCGATGCCTCGGCCCGCACCGTCAGCCTCGCGGAGAACGTGCAACGCGAGAACATGCACCCCGCCGACCAGTTCGCGGCCTTCGCCGCGCTGGTCAAGGAAGGCCGACCCATCGAGGACATTGCCGCCGACTTCGGCGTGTCCCCGCTGGTGGTGCAGCGCCGCTTGAAGCTGGCGAACGTCTCGCCGCGCCTGATGGCCGACTACCGGGCCGGTGGCGTGACGCTGGAACAGTTGATGGCCCTGACCATCACTGACGACCACGCCGCGCAGGAAGCCGCGTTCTATGGTGCGCCGGAATGGCAGCGCAGCCCGTCCAAGCTGCGCGAGCGCCTGACCGAACGCGAAATCGACGCCGCGCACGCGCTGGTGCGCTTCGTCGGACTGGACACCTACCGGCAGGCAGGCGGCGGTATCCGCCGCGACCTGTTCGCCGAAGGCGATGCCGGAACCTACCTCACCGATACCGGAGTGCTGGAAACGCTGGTGCGCGACAAGCTGGCAACGCTGGCCGAGGACGTGCGCGCCGAGGGATGGGCGTGGGTGGAGGCCGTGCCGCATTTGGCCTACGAGGAACGGCAGGCGTTCCAGAACGCCCCGCGCCACCGCCGCGAGCCGACCACCCGCGAGGCCCGCCGCATCGCCGCGCTGGAAACCCGCCTCGAAAAGATCGACGCCGAACTGGAAGAAGCCTGCGACGCCGAGGACGAGGCCAAGGCCGAGAAACTGGAACAGCGGCGCGATCAGGTGGTCGGGGAACTGCAAGACGCGGAGGACGCCTTGCAAGGCTATGCGCCAGAGGTGCGCGACGTGGCCGGCTCCATCGTCACCATCGACCGCAACGGCGAGGCCGTCATTCATCGCGGCCTGCTGCGCGAAGCCGAGGCCAAGGCGCTGCGCACGCTCGACAAGCTGCGACGCGGTTTCGGCAGCACCGAAGGCGAAGCCGCCAACGACGAGCACGAGGACGACGACGCGCCCAAGGCGGCAAGCCTGTCCGACCGACTGGCGCAGCGGTTGAGCGCCCACCGCACGGCGGCGCTGCAAATCGAAGTCGCCCGGCATCCGCACGTCGCGCTGGCCGCGCTGGTGCATGGCATGGTGCAAACCGTCTTGCAGCCCGACGCCTACGGCGATGGCCTGCCGCTGGGCGTGCGCCTCACGGTGCAAGACCGGCTGGAAGGCATGGCCCCGGACTGGCCGGAATCGCCTGCCACCGTGGCACTGCGCGAACTGCAACAGGTGGCAGGTGTTGCCTTGCCGGAGGACAGCGCCGAACTGTTCGCCGTGCTGCTGGCGAAGCCGCAAGACGAACTGGTGCGCCTGCTGGCGGTATGCGTGGCCGCAACGGTGGACGTGGTGACGCCCCGCGCCACGACGCACCAGCGCGGCGAGGAACTGGCGCAGGCCGTGGGCCTCGACATGGCCGCATGGTGGAAGCCAACCGCAGAGGGCTACTTCAAGCACGTTTCCAAGGCCGCGATTCTGGATGCCGTGGGCGCGTTTGCGCCGGAATCCGTCACCCGGCTGGCGAAGCTCAAGAAGGCCGACATTGCCAGCGAAGCCGAGCGGCTGGCGGATGGCACGGGCTGGATGCCCGCCATCTTCAAGGCCGCAGGCCCGCAGGAGGCCGCGCAGGAAGAAGGCCCGGAGCAGGACGCCCCGGAGGATGCCGACGCCGTGACGGATGAACCCGCCGAGGCGCTGGCCGCTTGA
- a CDS encoding helix-turn-helix domain-containing protein → MAAKPSLAAAIRTVRKARGLSQEAFSDVSSRTYMSSLERDLKSPTMHKLTELCEVMEVHPLTLLTLAYAGDSSRKTEQLLAQVRQELEAVLEERDAP, encoded by the coding sequence ATGGCAGCGAAACCCTCATTGGCGGCGGCAATACGGACGGTCAGGAAAGCGCGCGGCTTGAGCCAGGAAGCATTCTCCGACGTGTCCAGCCGCACCTATATGAGTTCGCTGGAACGCGACTTGAAAAGCCCGACGATGCACAAGCTGACCGAGCTGTGCGAGGTCATGGAAGTGCATCCGCTCACGCTGCTGACGCTGGCCTATGCCGGTGACAGCTCGCGCAAGACCGAGCAACTTCTGGCGCAAGTGCGCCAGGAACTGGAGGCCGTCTTGGAGGAGCGCGACGCGCCGTAG
- a CDS encoding DUF2958 domain-containing protein: MTQPLTTPEERAQLLANGAARAVGRSIDPMPVVRLFTPDAHATWLLAALDPTDGDTAWGLIDLGIGMPALGTIKLSDLASILGPRRRPVLRDLHFRASRPLSEYVQLAQRDGSIPD; this comes from the coding sequence ATGACTCAGCCACTGACCACTCCCGAGGAGCGCGCGCAACTGCTCGCCAACGGTGCGGCGCGCGCCGTTGGCCGAAGCATCGACCCTATGCCGGTGGTGCGGCTGTTCACACCGGACGCGCACGCGACCTGGCTGCTGGCCGCACTCGACCCGACCGATGGCGACACGGCCTGGGGGCTGATCGACCTCGGCATCGGTATGCCTGCGTTGGGAACGATCAAGCTGTCCGACCTGGCAAGCATCCTCGGGCCGCGGCGGCGCCCCGTTCTGCGCGACTTGCATTTTCGCGCCTCGCGGCCGCTATCGGAGTACGTCCAGCTCGCGCAGCGCGATGGTTCCATCCCCGACTGA